One genomic window of Solanum dulcamara chromosome 12, daSolDulc1.2, whole genome shotgun sequence includes the following:
- the LOC129877266 gene encoding F-box protein PP2-A15-like: MGASLSNLTENGSANGWPGLGDIPENCVACVFMYLTPPEICNLARLNRAFRGAASSDAVWESKLPSNYHHLLDLLPPQNYDGLSKKDIFALLARSVPFDDGNKEVWLDRISGRICMSISSKAMLITNVEDRRHWNWFPTEESRFHVVAYCQQVWWFELSGAVNFPFPPGIYTVTFRVHLGKIFKRLGRRACNFEHTHGWDLGPVRYELSTSDGQHAVSEYFLDDIGQDDPNGNIRRGSWIEYKVGEFIVSTSDPVTEVRFSMKQIDCTHSKGGLCVDSVSITPSDLKVYPR, from the exons ATGGGCGCATCATTATCAAACCTGACGGAAAACGGGTCAGCCAACGGCTGGCCGGGGCTCGGTGACATACCGGAAAATTGCGTGGCGTGTGTGTTTATGTACCTAACTCCACCGGAAATTTGTAATCTAGCTCGGCTTAATCGTGCTTTTCGTGGTGCCGCTTCTTCTGATGCTGTTTGGGAGTCTAAACTTCCTTCTAACTATCACCACCTGCTCGACCTTTTGCCTCCGCAAAATTACGACGGTCTCTCCAAGAAAGATATATTTGCTCTCCTTGCTCGTTCCGTGCCGTTTGACGATGGCAATAAG GAGGTATGGCTGGACAGAATAAGTGGAAGGATTTGTATGTCAATCTCCTCGAAAGCAATGTTGATAACTAATGTGGAAGACAGAAGACACTGGAACTGGTTTCCTACAGAAGAGTCAAG ATTCCATGTTGTGGCGTATTGCCAGCAGGTATGGTGGTTTGAATTAAGTGGCGCAGTGAATTTTCCTTTTCCTCCGGGTATATACACTGTAACATTCAGAGTTCACCTTgggaaaatatttaaaagactcGGCCGGCGTGCTTGCAACTTTGAGCATACTCATGGATGGGATTTAGGGCCAGTACGTTATGAACTGTCTACTTCTGATGGGCAACACGCAGTTAGTGAGTACTTTCTAGATGACATTGGGCAAGACGACCCAAATGGGAATATCAGGCGTGGGAGCTGGATTGAGTACAAGGTGGGTGAATTTATCGTCAGTACATCAGATCCTGTGACGGAAGTTAGATTTTCAATGAAACAGATTGACTGTACACATTCCAAAGGCGGGCTCTGTGTTGATTCTGTATCAATTACTCCCAGTGATCTGAAAGTCTATCCTAGATAA